In Nitrospirota bacterium, one DNA window encodes the following:
- the hemW gene encoding radical SAM family heme chaperone HemW, with the protein MPESLYIHIPFCIRKCLYCDFLSVTYNEALAKAYTDALCKELVLKKELAGELKTIYIGGGTPTILPDECFRQLFTCLQNNYSLSPSPEITVEANPGTVDKSKIDAMLSLGVNRISIGVQSFNDDELKTLGRIHTSDEALRAIELVKNSGINNFSIDLIYGIPGQTMDSWKKTVSKAAAFTLSPTHISSYELTPEKNTPLYGLIEKDKIKMPDEDLVLSMYNYAIDYLASRGYEHYEISNFALTEFSENHPHLNPPPSISPSTCGRGLGGGGKAAFKCLHNLNYWDRGEYISAGAGAHSFIRGFRSKNTDDIRRYIKDLNKGTIPQSESTEIKRDDAIKEFIFLGLRKTEGISLAKAKELGLDMPCVCRELIEEGYLEINGDYLSLTRKGLPIANTIIVRIFEGLGLD; encoded by the coding sequence ATGCCTGAATCCCTTTATATCCACATTCCTTTCTGCATAAGAAAATGCCTTTACTGCGATTTTCTTTCCGTGACTTATAATGAAGCGCTTGCAAAGGCATACACAGACGCCCTATGCAAAGAGTTGGTTCTGAAAAAAGAGCTTGCAGGAGAATTAAAGACAATATACATCGGCGGTGGGACGCCGACAATTCTTCCCGATGAATGCTTCAGACAGCTCTTTACATGCCTGCAAAACAATTATTCCTTGTCGCCTTCTCCTGAGATTACTGTTGAGGCAAATCCGGGAACTGTTGATAAATCGAAGATAGATGCAATGCTTTCCCTTGGAGTGAATAGAATAAGCATTGGAGTCCAGTCATTCAATGATGATGAATTAAAGACACTTGGTAGAATCCACACATCCGATGAGGCATTAAGGGCAATAGAATTAGTCAAAAACTCAGGCATTAATAATTTTTCAATAGACCTGATATACGGAATTCCAGGACAGACAATGGATTCATGGAAAAAGACTGTATCAAAGGCAGCAGCTTTTACCCTTTCGCCAACCCATATCTCCTCGTATGAACTCACGCCTGAAAAAAATACGCCGTTATATGGATTAATTGAAAAAGACAAAATCAAAATGCCTGATGAAGATTTGGTTTTATCAATGTATAACTACGCGATAGACTATCTTGCATCCAGAGGCTATGAGCATTATGAAATATCAAACTTTGCATTAACAGAATTTTCAGAAAATCACCCCCACCTTAACCCTCCCCCATCTATCTCCCCCTCCACTTGCGGGAGGGGGTTAGGGGGAGGGGGTAAAGCTGCATTCAAATGTCTCCACAACTTAAATTACTGGGACAGAGGAGAGTACATAAGCGCAGGAGCCGGAGCGCACTCTTTTATCAGAGGCTTCCGCTCAAAAAACACAGATGATATCAGGAGATACATCAAAGACCTGAATAAAGGAACAATCCCTCAGTCTGAGTCAACGGAGATTAAGCGCGATGACGCAATTAAGGAGTTTATATTTCTTGGCCTTAGAAAGACCGAAGGGATAAGTCTTGCAAAAGCAAAAGAGCTTGGACTGGACATGCCCTGCGTTTGCAGAGAATTAATTGAAGAGGGATATCTTGAGATAAATGGTGATTATCTGAGTCTCACGAGAAAAGGGCTTCCAATAGCAAATACTATTATTGTAAGGATATTTGAAGGATTAGGGCTTGACTGA
- a CDS encoding fused MFS/spermidine synthase — protein sequence MIQRILIAVSLLLAWGAYSLALEPSEKLLFEKNSLYQYISVIEDTAKNERYIRNNKREISQGGIYLNAPDRLLFEYSQISFISLAFLDREPRDVLFVGLGAGAMPRYFNKYYPEANIDIAEIDPDIEMVARKYFYFKGNERMKVHINDGRLFIKRTQKKYDIIFLDAYQNDYIPFHLTTVEFLKEVKSRLKEGGVVASNVLSPFRNKFFDSMVVTYDKVFSQLYIFKGRKSNNFIFIATLKNRIRDKEELFSIAQKIQASKKMDIDLGKIGWTCEHCDDYKTNSKVLTDDFAPVNLYKYQKSGAQ from the coding sequence ATGATACAAAGAATTTTAATCGCGGTTTCTCTGCTGTTGGCATGGGGTGCATACAGTTTGGCCCTTGAACCATCGGAGAAGCTTCTCTTTGAAAAGAACTCGCTTTATCAATATATCTCAGTGATAGAAGACACCGCAAAAAATGAAAGATACATCAGGAATAATAAGAGAGAGATTTCTCAGGGCGGGATATACCTTAATGCACCGGACAGACTTCTCTTTGAATATTCCCAAATATCTTTCATTTCACTTGCATTTCTGGACAGAGAGCCAAGGGATGTATTATTTGTCGGGCTTGGAGCGGGCGCTATGCCGCGATATTTTAACAAGTACTATCCGGAAGCAAATATAGATATTGCAGAGATTGATCCTGATATAGAGATGGTTGCCCGAAAGTATTTTTATTTTAAGGGAAATGAAAGGATGAAGGTGCATATTAATGACGGCAGACTGTTCATTAAGAGAACTCAGAAAAAGTATGATATTATTTTCCTCGATGCATATCAGAATGATTATATACCATTTCATCTGACTACAGTGGAATTCCTTAAAGAGGTAAAAAGCAGGCTGAAAGAAGGCGGCGTTGTCGCTTCAAATGTCTTATCTCCATTCAGAAACAAATTCTTTGATTCGATGGTTGTAACATACGACAAGGTCTTCTCCCAGCTATATATCTTTAAAGGCAGAAAATCCAACAATTTCATATTCATTGCGACACTGAAAAACAGGATAAGAGACAAGGAAGAGCTTTTCTCCATCGCGCAGAAAATACAGGCATCAAAGAAAATGGATATAGATCTTGGCAAAATCGGATGGACCTGTGAACACTGTGACGATTACAAAACAAACTCAAAGGTGCTCACGGATGATTTTGCCCCGGTAAATCTTTACAAATACCAAAAATCGGGGGCACAATAA
- a CDS encoding fused MFS/spermidine synthase encodes MSQNTIISLVVFTCGAVVMSFEILGSRVLAPNFGSSVFVWGSLISVFLAGLSAGYYFGGRLADINPSSRKLGIMIIVPGVLFLSFPLYSPSISDWIFMKDLGVRISPLLASTALFLLPSVFLGIVSPYTAKLMICSLHTSGKTIGTLYALSTFGSIIGTLLTSFYLITVAGVNALIMAQGAILVAIAIPLLFMGLQCKIGQPEAALQRGQVE; translated from the coding sequence ATGAGCCAGAATACAATAATAAGTTTAGTCGTTTTTACCTGCGGAGCAGTCGTAATGTCCTTCGAAATTCTGGGGAGCAGGGTCTTGGCTCCAAATTTCGGCAGTTCTGTCTTCGTATGGGGAAGCCTTATTAGTGTTTTCCTTGCGGGACTTTCGGCGGGATATTACTTTGGCGGCAGGCTTGCCGATATCAATCCCTCTTCAAGAAAGCTCGGCATTATGATTATCGTCCCTGGAGTTCTCTTTTTGTCTTTTCCGCTCTATAGCCCGTCGATATCGGATTGGATATTCATGAAAGACCTCGGCGTGAGAATCAGCCCTTTGCTTGCATCAACAGCACTCTTCTTGCTGCCTTCTGTTTTTCTCGGAATCGTAAGCCCCTACACCGCAAAGCTGATGATCTGCAGCCTTCATACCTCAGGGAAAACGATTGGAACTCTCTATGCGCTCTCCACCTTCGGCAGCATCATTGGAACACTCCTTACCTCTTTCTATCTGATTACCGTTGCTGGAGTCAATGCCCTGATCATGGCACAGGGGGCGATTCTCGTTGCTATCGCAATTCCTCTTCTCTTCATGGGATTACAGTGCAAGATTGGACAGCCTGAAGCAGCCTTACAGAGGGGGCAGGTGGAATGA
- a CDS encoding phosphatase PAP2 family protein, protein MRILAPYIHHAASFLVGLFLCLTTVGEVKASGGIETAGDVLQLVLPATAVGLTIGLKDGKGALQFGESATLTLGVTYGLKYAVDEKRPNGGRHSFPSGHTSISFSAAEFMCERYGWEYGIPAYVAASFVGYSRVESRQHHPQDVAVGAGIGVLSSYIFTEPYKGWHVQADAHGKYHGIALSHTF, encoded by the coding sequence ATGCGTATTTTGGCTCCTTACATCCATCATGCTGCCTCTTTCCTCGTGGGGCTTTTTCTGTGCCTCACCACTGTTGGAGAAGTAAAAGCAAGCGGTGGGATAGAGACTGCAGGCGATGTGTTGCAGTTAGTTCTGCCAGCAACCGCGGTCGGGCTGACAATTGGTTTGAAGGACGGCAAAGGAGCGTTACAGTTTGGGGAATCAGCCACACTTACGCTCGGTGTTACCTACGGCCTCAAATACGCTGTGGACGAGAAGCGCCCCAACGGGGGAAGACATTCCTTTCCTTCAGGACACACTTCCATTTCCTTCTCCGCCGCCGAGTTCATGTGTGAACGTTATGGCTGGGAGTATGGGATACCGGCTTATGTAGCCGCATCCTTTGTGGGGTACAGTCGTGTTGAGTCTCGGCAACATCATCCACAAGATGTGGCGGTAGGCGCGGGCATCGGCGTACTCAGCAGCTACATCTTCACCGAGCCATACAAAGGCTGGCATGTTCAGGCGGATGCCCATGGCAAGTATCACGGTATCGCGCTGAGTCACACTTTTTAG